A window of the Methanoculleus horonobensis genome harbors these coding sequences:
- a CDS encoding DUF106 domain-containing protein, producing the protein MVDLKKHGPTIALVFTMLVMLSYSIEWIRVTVGHAMDVVLGPFIDTLGVPFFVMILILSSITGLYSSLVQKYTIDYEKMQETQAKMKVFQKEFREAQLSGDEKRVKKLQGRQERMMQDQLEISRQQFTPMAIILVLSVPIFFWLLLRLPEIGTPVAIETGIVMPFFGAVSLSSFAFWIVPAWILWYMLCSLTVSQVIRKSLNIGGL; encoded by the coding sequence ATGGTCGACCTGAAGAAGCACGGCCCGACGATCGCCCTCGTCTTTACCATGCTCGTGATGCTCTCGTACAGCATCGAGTGGATACGGGTGACGGTCGGTCACGCAATGGATGTAGTGCTCGGCCCCTTTATCGACACCCTCGGGGTGCCGTTCTTCGTCATGATCCTGATCCTCTCGAGCATCACGGGTCTCTACTCTTCGCTCGTCCAGAAGTACACCATCGACTACGAGAAGATGCAGGAGACGCAGGCGAAGATGAAGGTCTTCCAGAAGGAGTTCCGGGAGGCCCAGCTCTCCGGGGACGAGAAGAGAGTCAAGAAACTCCAGGGAAGACAGGAGCGGATGATGCAGGATCAACTTGAGATCTCCCGGCAGCAGTTCACGCCGATGGCGATCATCCTGGTGCTCTCCGTGCCGATCTTCTTCTGGCTTCTCCTGCGGCTCCCCGAGATCGGCACACCGGTCGCCATTGAGACCGGTATCGTGATGCCGTTCTTCGGAGCGGTCAGCCTCTCGAGCTTTGCGTTCTGGATCGTCCCGGCCTGGATTCTCTGGTACATGCTCTGCTCGCTGACCGTCAGCCAGGTGATCCGGAAGTCCCTCAACATCGGAGGGCTCTGA
- the cmk gene encoding (d)CMP kinase, whose amino-acid sequence MRITISGPPGSGTTSLARYLAGKHGLDLISAGEVFRQLAKEHGMELAEFGKFAESDPSVDRMIDARQKEIGEASDDIVIEGRLSGRMVENADLRIWLSASISCRAKRIAGRDEMDEEGARVYTENRQRSESTRYRNYYGIEIDDLSPYDVVLSSETFGVDALGTIVDAAIACLARQREGAL is encoded by the coding sequence ATGCGGATCACCATCAGCGGCCCGCCGGGGAGCGGCACCACGTCGCTCGCCCGCTACCTTGCCGGGAAGCACGGGCTCGACCTCATCTCCGCGGGAGAGGTCTTCCGCCAGCTCGCGAAGGAGCACGGCATGGAACTCGCTGAGTTCGGAAAGTTTGCGGAGAGCGATCCCTCGGTCGACCGGATGATCGACGCCCGGCAGAAGGAGATCGGCGAAGCCTCCGACGACATCGTCATCGAGGGCAGGCTCTCGGGCAGGATGGTCGAGAACGCCGATCTCCGCATCTGGCTTTCGGCATCGATCTCCTGCCGGGCAAAACGGATTGCAGGGCGTGACGAGATGGACGAAGAGGGAGCTCGCGTCTATACCGAGAACCGGCAGCGTTCGGAATCGACTCGCTACCGGAACTACTACGGCATCGAGATCGACGACCTTTCGCCGTACGACGTCGTCCTCTCGTCCGAGACCTTCGGCGTGGACGCCCTCGGCACGATCGTGGACGCCGCGATCGCGTGCCTTGCCCGGCAACGGGAAGGCGCTCTCTAG
- a CDS encoding V-type ATP synthase subunit D — protein sequence MPVDEIKPTRAGLLIVRRRLALAERVHRLLSMKLDGMMLELVRLTDEAAEERRALEEKYAGAREMAAVAAMMEGATGVLLAALSVEAEPSYTAGHRNIFGVRLPALEPVMVRKTLDQRGYGILGTSSVIDDAADAYEDLLEAIIVTAEREGGVKHLLDDIEKTRRRVNALEFKIIPELTDTRRLIEDRRDEMERQEWTRLRRIKKIKAKRGSGL from the coding sequence ATGCCGGTCGACGAGATCAAACCCACCAGGGCCGGCCTCCTGATCGTCAGGCGGCGGCTGGCGCTCGCGGAGAGGGTGCACCGGCTGTTATCGATGAAACTCGACGGCATGATGCTGGAACTGGTCAGGCTCACCGATGAGGCTGCAGAAGAGCGCCGGGCACTCGAGGAGAAGTACGCCGGTGCACGGGAGATGGCGGCGGTCGCCGCCATGATGGAAGGGGCGACGGGCGTCCTCCTTGCAGCACTCTCGGTGGAGGCCGAACCGTCCTATACAGCCGGGCACAGGAACATATTCGGGGTGCGGCTCCCGGCTCTCGAGCCGGTGATGGTGAGAAAGACGCTCGACCAGCGGGGTTACGGCATCCTCGGAACATCGTCGGTCATCGACGATGCGGCCGATGCCTACGAGGATCTCCTCGAGGCGATCATCGTGACCGCCGAACGTGAAGGAGGCGTCAAACACCTGCTCGACGATATCGAGAAGACGCGGCGGCGGGTGAACGCGCTGGAGTTCAAGATCATCCCGGAACTCACGGATACCCGCCGGCTCATCGAGGACCGGCGCGACGAGATGGAGCGGCAGGAATGGACGCGGCTCCGGCGCATCAAAAAGATAAAAGCAAAGAGGGGTTCCGGGCTCTAG
- a CDS encoding V-type ATP synthase subunit C gives MPPLGVTSPSCIYACTRFRVRRTALLPREDYLRLMQMSIPGVLGYLSRREEYKHHVLDLAHDFSGAQLIEEAVNRNLAQSFRHAMATAPGDLHTLTGEYLNRWDIANVMAIMRGTVHEIPRRQIRDLLVPAGELDATLLDRLLNFTNCGEAIEALQDWRLYPVLAEYYRVCGEKGAFARIENDLYRQYYADLLGLATTGCSGCRELIAYLRFEIDITNMRNLLRLHCTEEACDLATIDRTMIPGGRIPVEIFRRLYGIETEGEFVSVFLDTGIVPVLAQAVRELRQDPDFSSVDAAELVWQRWHRRRRPVHEIEMAVTRVRLHHLEALSRRHPFSVLPVLAYLERKKYEVANLRAIARGKAFDLAPERIWQYIVL, from the coding sequence ATGCCGCCGCTGGGCGTGACCTCCCCCTCGTGCATCTACGCCTGCACCCGGTTCCGGGTAAGGAGGACGGCGCTCCTTCCCCGTGAAGACTACCTGCGGCTCATGCAGATGAGCATACCGGGGGTGCTCGGCTACCTCAGCCGACGGGAGGAGTATAAACACCATGTCCTGGATCTCGCGCACGACTTCTCCGGCGCCCAGCTCATCGAGGAGGCGGTAAACCGCAACCTGGCGCAGTCGTTCCGGCACGCCATGGCGACCGCTCCCGGCGATCTGCATACCCTGACCGGAGAGTACCTCAACCGGTGGGACATCGCAAACGTCATGGCGATCATGCGGGGCACGGTTCACGAGATACCCCGCCGCCAGATCCGCGACCTCCTCGTCCCGGCGGGGGAACTCGACGCCACGCTTCTCGACCGTCTTCTTAACTTCACGAACTGCGGAGAGGCTATCGAGGCGCTCCAGGACTGGCGGCTCTACCCGGTTCTTGCGGAGTACTACCGGGTCTGCGGTGAAAAGGGTGCCTTTGCCCGGATCGAGAACGACCTTTACCGGCAATATTACGCCGACCTGCTCGGTCTTGCCACGACCGGGTGCAGCGGGTGCCGGGAACTGATCGCCTACCTCCGGTTCGAGATCGACATTACCAACATGAGAAACCTCCTCCGCCTCCACTGCACGGAAGAAGCATGCGACCTCGCGACCATCGACCGGACGATGATCCCCGGCGGCCGTATCCCCGTCGAGATCTTCCGGAGGCTCTACGGCATCGAGACAGAAGGAGAGTTCGTCAGCGTCTTCCTCGATACCGGCATCGTCCCGGTTCTCGCCCAGGCGGTGCGCGAACTCCGGCAGGACCCGGATTTTTCGAGCGTTGACGCCGCGGAACTGGTCTGGCAACGGTGGCACCGGCGCAGGCGGCCCGTTCACGAGATCGAGATGGCGGTCACCCGCGTCAGGCTCCACCACCTGGAGGCCCTCTCCCGGCGGCACCCGTTCTCGGTTCTCCCGGTGCTCGCCTACCTCGAGCGGAAGAAGTACGAGGTCGCGAACCTGCGGGCAATCGCACGGGGAAAAGCATTCGATCTCGCGCCCGAGCGGATATGGCAGTACATCGTCCTGTAG
- a CDS encoding GyrI-like domain-containing protein encodes MESSTEKRAPAAYRVNKARRENWRNKMPRISNIELLQKREQPTLSIRTRAKVEDLPMLIGGGYGRMAAYMKELGELLSDVPYVAYHNMDMQNLDVEMGFPVSKVLPEKGDMQPGSIPGGRVVFCMYRGAYRDMAPTYEEMAGWIEKNGLKPVGTAYEHYYNGPEYPESELLTMIVMPVL; translated from the coding sequence ATGGAATCATCGACTGAGAAGAGAGCCCCGGCCGCTTACAGGGTCAACAAGGCGCGCCGGGAGAATTGGAGGAACAAGATGCCGAGAATATCGAACATTGAACTGTTACAGAAGAGAGAACAACCTACCTTATCGATCCGCACCCGGGCAAAGGTCGAAGATCTGCCGATGCTGATTGGCGGGGGATACGGCAGAATGGCCGCCTACATGAAAGAACTCGGAGAACTTCTCTCGGACGTCCCGTATGTGGCATACCACAACATGGACATGCAAAACCTCGATGTGGAGATGGGATTCCCCGTATCGAAGGTGCTGCCGGAGAAAGGGGATATGCAACCGGGCTCCATCCCGGGAGGCAGAGTCGTCTTCTGCATGTACCGCGGCGCATATCGAGATATGGCGCCGACGTACGAGGAGATGGCGGGCTGGATAGAGAAGAACGGGCTCAAGCCCGTCGGCACCGCTTACGAACACTATTACAACGGGCCCGAGTATCCCGAGAGCGAACTCCTGACGATGATCGTCATGCCGGTGCTGTAA
- a CDS encoding histone deacetylase family protein: protein MPCSVVTGDLFAGHDAPGHPESQARLDAALAGVPADVRRIAPERATLKDLALVHTGRHIDLIRSFCRECPPGRVRYLDPDTYVTSRSFDAALYAAGAAWQAVGQALSGKHCFALVRPPGHHATPDRAMGFCLFNNVAVAAAKALLSVDRVAVVDWDLHHGNGTQAAFYTSDRVLYCSVHQAGIFPGTGWPDERGAGPGAGYTVNAPIEAGSTGADYALVFREVFVPVLRRFDPDVVVVSAGQDALFDDPLGSIRLRPEDFGALAGMLVDASPAALALVLEGGYGRSHAGAVGAILAALNGARFEPAGGAAKASTRHLVEAYADRRHAVPL from the coding sequence ATGCCCTGCTCGGTCGTGACGGGGGATCTCTTTGCCGGCCACGACGCGCCCGGTCACCCCGAGTCGCAGGCACGCCTCGATGCCGCTCTCGCGGGGGTGCCGGCCGACGTCCGTCGCATCGCCCCGGAGCGGGCGACGCTAAAAGACCTGGCGCTGGTGCATACAGGCCGGCATATCGATCTGATCCGCTCGTTCTGCCGGGAGTGCCCCCCGGGCAGGGTCCGTTACCTTGACCCGGACACCTACGTCACCTCCCGTTCCTTCGACGCGGCGCTCTATGCGGCCGGAGCCGCATGGCAGGCGGTGGGACAGGCACTTTCGGGCAAGCACTGTTTTGCTCTCGTCCGCCCGCCGGGGCACCATGCCACACCCGACCGGGCGATGGGGTTCTGCCTCTTCAACAACGTTGCCGTCGCGGCGGCGAAGGCGCTGTTATCGGTCGACCGGGTGGCGGTCGTGGACTGGGACCTGCACCACGGGAACGGGACACAAGCAGCGTTCTACACCTCGGATCGGGTGCTCTACTGTTCGGTTCACCAGGCGGGGATCTTCCCCGGCACCGGGTGGCCGGATGAGCGGGGTGCCGGGCCGGGTGCAGGCTATACGGTCAATGCACCTATCGAGGCCGGTTCGACCGGCGCCGACTATGCCCTGGTCTTTCGCGAGGTCTTCGTCCCGGTGCTCCGGCGGTTCGACCCGGACGTCGTGGTGGTCTCGGCAGGCCAGGACGCGCTCTTCGACGACCCGCTCGGTTCGATACGACTCCGACCCGAAGACTTCGGGGCACTGGCCGGGATGCTCGTGGACGCGAGTCCTGCGGCGCTCGCCCTCGTGCTCGAAGGCGGTTACGGCCGGTCGCATGCAGGGGCGGTCGGTGCGATCCTTGCCGCCCTTAACGGAGCCCGCTTCGAGCCCGCCGGCGGCGCGGCGAAGGCGAGCACCCGGCACCTCGTGGAGGCGTATGCCGACCGCCGGCATGCCGTCCCGCTCTGA
- a CDS encoding ABC transporter ATP-binding protein: protein MSPETGRETALSLRGVSYTYPGSETPALNGISLELRKGEIVFVTGPTGAGKTTLCLAASGILHHEYGGTLEGAITILGKSVRDYRNMGEIGRDVGVVFDDADAQLIFTTVEEEVASGLENLGIPREEMRQRLREVMEATGIADLADRAPHTLSGGQKQRVAIAATIALGTKILILDEPTAELDAEATAAVSALLRRLSGKGTAVLIVEQKIGELAAIADRMVVVEDGAIARVGSPAEMMQESVREQPAGGDARPPAPAAVLPGEGVPVISIRGLVHHYDGVEAIRGLDLEVASGEIVAVAGENGSGKTTLVKHFNGLLRPTEGSVTVDGLDAATVPIAELARHVGLVFQNPDTMLFAETVADEVAFGLKNIDPGASGEPVDAALLEVGLLHRKTAYPRSLSRGERQRLAIACVIAMKPKVIVLDEPTTGLDARESGRVMEILGRLRQDGHTIVMVTHDMRLGEMYADRIVRMEQGRVIRDSRTYEEEPCLKSCSMSPGRAPFTASTRSPN, encoded by the coding sequence ATGAGTCCTGAGACCGGGCGGGAGACCGCCCTCTCCCTCCGGGGTGTCTCCTACACCTACCCCGGATCGGAGACGCCGGCGCTCAACGGGATCAGCCTCGAACTCCGGAAGGGCGAGATCGTCTTCGTCACCGGCCCGACCGGGGCGGGCAAGACGACGCTCTGCCTTGCGGCGTCGGGCATCCTCCACCACGAGTACGGCGGCACGCTCGAGGGTGCGATCACCATTCTCGGCAAAAGCGTCCGGGACTACCGGAACATGGGCGAGATCGGGAGGGACGTCGGCGTGGTCTTCGATGACGCCGACGCCCAGCTCATCTTCACGACCGTCGAGGAGGAGGTTGCGTCCGGGCTTGAGAACCTCGGAATCCCCCGTGAGGAGATGCGGCAGAGGCTCCGCGAGGTGATGGAGGCGACCGGGATCGCCGATCTCGCGGATCGTGCCCCGCACACCCTCTCGGGGGGGCAGAAGCAGCGGGTCGCCATCGCCGCAACAATCGCGCTCGGCACGAAGATCCTGATCCTCGACGAACCCACCGCGGAACTGGACGCGGAGGCGACCGCCGCGGTATCCGCCCTCCTCCGGAGGCTCTCGGGGAAGGGCACCGCCGTGCTCATCGTCGAGCAGAAGATCGGGGAGCTTGCCGCCATCGCGGACAGGATGGTCGTCGTCGAGGACGGAGCGATCGCACGGGTCGGGTCCCCCGCGGAGATGATGCAGGAGTCCGTCCGGGAGCAGCCGGCGGGCGGCGATGCCCGGCCCCCGGCACCGGCGGCAGTTCTCCCTGGAGAGGGCGTCCCCGTCATATCCATCCGGGGGCTCGTCCATCACTACGATGGGGTCGAGGCCATACGGGGCCTCGACCTCGAGGTCGCTTCCGGAGAGATCGTGGCCGTGGCCGGGGAGAACGGGTCCGGGAAGACGACGCTCGTCAAGCATTTCAACGGGCTGCTCCGCCCGACCGAAGGCAGCGTCACTGTCGACGGGCTCGACGCCGCAACCGTCCCGATAGCGGAACTCGCGCGTCACGTGGGCCTCGTCTTCCAGAACCCGGACACCATGCTCTTTGCCGAGACCGTGGCGGACGAGGTGGCGTTCGGCCTCAAGAACATCGACCCCGGGGCTTCGGGGGAGCCTGTCGACGCGGCCCTCCTTGAGGTGGGCCTTCTCCACCGGAAGACGGCCTACCCGCGCTCGCTCTCGCGGGGCGAGCGGCAACGCCTGGCGATCGCCTGCGTCATCGCCATGAAACCGAAGGTCATCGTGCTCGACGAGCCCACGACCGGGCTCGATGCCCGCGAATCCGGGAGGGTCATGGAGATCCTCGGCCGCCTGCGGCAGGACGGGCACACGATCGTCATGGTGACGCACGATATGCGTCTTGGAGAGATGTATGCAGATCGTATCGTCAGGATGGAGCAGGGAAGAGTCATCCGCGACAGCAGAACTTACGAGGAGGAACCATGTCTGAAATCATGCAGTATGTCACCCGGGAGAGCGCCTTTCACCGCCTCCACCCGCTCACCAAACTGA
- a CDS encoding energy-coupling factor transporter transmembrane component T family protein — translation MSEIMQYVTRESAFHRLHPLTKLIFAVVVVALAVLTSDTVMLAALAGAVVAVAIASGLARDLLRQVPLLLSLAVSLLALTILTIRSGEIVCYLVPQSVPVIGGALPVTAGAIDLALAMSLRFAAMLFAFQLLVISTQPRDLVHVMDRLRMPVDYTLMFLIALRFIPSLQLEGKRIHEAQLARAYNPGNGLAGKIRGLFPIIIPLVSNSLGKATILGLTIDLRGYRSGRRTPMRDLSPGRADVAGICCMGVVVAGYLAALLV, via the coding sequence ATGTCTGAAATCATGCAGTATGTCACCCGGGAGAGCGCCTTTCACCGCCTCCACCCGCTCACCAAACTGATCTTTGCGGTCGTCGTCGTGGCCCTTGCGGTGCTGACGAGCGATACGGTGATGCTTGCGGCGCTTGCCGGGGCGGTCGTGGCGGTTGCGATAGCGAGCGGGCTTGCCCGCGATCTCCTCCGTCAGGTTCCGCTGCTGCTCTCGCTTGCGGTGAGCCTGCTCGCCCTCACCATCCTCACCATCAGGAGCGGGGAGATCGTCTGTTACCTGGTTCCGCAGTCGGTTCCGGTCATCGGCGGGGCGCTCCCCGTCACGGCGGGGGCGATCGACCTTGCGCTCGCGATGTCGCTCCGGTTCGCCGCGATGCTCTTTGCGTTTCAGCTCCTGGTCATATCCACCCAGCCGCGCGACCTCGTCCACGTCATGGACCGCCTCAGGATGCCGGTCGACTACACCCTCATGTTCCTGATTGCGCTCCGGTTCATCCCGAGCCTGCAGCTTGAGGGGAAGCGGATTCACGAAGCACAGCTTGCCCGTGCCTACAATCCCGGGAACGGTCTTGCCGGGAAGATACGGGGGCTCTTTCCCATCATCATCCCCCTGGTCTCGAACTCGCTCGGGAAGGCCACGATCCTCGGGCTGACGATCGATCTCCGCGGATACCGTTCCGGCAGGCGGACGCCGATGCGCGACCTCTCCCCGGGCCGGGCGGACGTCGCCGGGATCTGCTGCATGGGCGTTGTGGTCGCAGGGTATTTGGCCGCGCTGCTCGTATAG